A part of Saliniradius amylolyticus genomic DNA contains:
- the ilvD gene encoding dihydroxy-acid dehydratase — MPKLRSATTTQGRNMAGARALWRATGMKDGDFGKPIIAVANSFTQFVPGHVHLKDMGQLVARSIEEAGGVAKEFNTIAVDDGIAMGHGGMLYSLPSRELIADSVEYMVNAHCADALVCISNCDKITPGMLMAAMRLNIPVVFVSGGPMEAGKTKLSDQIIALDLVDAMVAAADDKVSDEDSQEIERSACPTCGSCSGMFTANSMNCLTEALGLSLPGNGSMLATHADREALFKNAGKQVVELCKRYYGDDDATALPRSIANRKAFENAMSLDIAMGGSTNTILHLLAAAQEGEIDFTMTDIDQLSRKVPHLCKVAPATQKYHMEDVHRAGGVMGILAELNRGGLLHGDNPHVLGGTMAEVLAKWDVVDSANEQAQTFYRAGPAGIRTTQAFSQDCRYPDVDNDRENGCIRTVEHAYSQDGGLAVLFGNLAENGCIVKTAGVDESILTFSGPARIFESQDAAVAGILNDEVQAGEVVIIRYEGPKGGPGMQEMLYPTSYLKSKGLGKACALITDGRFSGGTSGLSIGHVSPEAASGGTIALVEEGDTIEIDIPNRRIELKVSDAELAHRREAMDQKPNAWLPEARERAVSYALRTYALLATSADKGAVRDKSKLEY; from the coding sequence ATGCCAAAATTACGCTCCGCCACTACCACTCAAGGCCGCAATATGGCTGGTGCCCGTGCGCTCTGGCGCGCCACCGGCATGAAAGACGGCGATTTTGGTAAGCCCATTATCGCGGTTGCGAATTCCTTCACTCAGTTTGTGCCTGGCCATGTGCACCTTAAAGACATGGGCCAGCTTGTCGCCCGCAGCATCGAAGAGGCTGGCGGTGTTGCCAAGGAGTTTAACACCATCGCTGTGGACGACGGTATCGCCATGGGCCATGGCGGCATGCTTTATAGCTTGCCGTCGCGGGAGCTGATCGCCGACTCGGTGGAATACATGGTTAATGCTCACTGTGCAGATGCGCTGGTGTGCATCTCCAACTGCGACAAGATCACCCCCGGCATGTTGATGGCGGCGATGCGCCTGAATATTCCGGTGGTGTTTGTTTCCGGGGGCCCAATGGAAGCGGGTAAAACCAAGCTGTCCGATCAGATCATCGCGCTGGATTTGGTAGATGCGATGGTAGCGGCCGCCGACGATAAGGTCAGCGACGAAGACTCTCAGGAGATCGAGCGTTCCGCCTGCCCCACCTGTGGCTCCTGCTCAGGCATGTTTACTGCGAACTCCATGAACTGCTTAACCGAGGCCTTGGGACTGTCTTTGCCCGGCAATGGCTCTATGTTAGCCACTCACGCCGATCGCGAAGCTCTGTTTAAAAATGCCGGTAAGCAGGTGGTGGAACTGTGTAAACGTTATTACGGCGACGACGATGCAACCGCCCTGCCCCGCTCCATAGCCAATCGTAAAGCGTTTGAGAATGCCATGAGCCTGGATATCGCCATGGGCGGCTCTACCAATACCATCTTGCACTTGCTGGCCGCGGCGCAGGAAGGCGAGATCGATTTTACCATGACCGACATCGATCAACTGTCCCGTAAGGTGCCTCACCTGTGCAAAGTGGCACCGGCCACCCAGAAATACCATATGGAAGATGTGCATCGCGCTGGCGGCGTAATGGGCATTTTGGCGGAACTGAACCGAGGTGGCTTGTTGCATGGCGATAATCCCCATGTGCTGGGTGGCACCATGGCCGAGGTGCTGGCCAAATGGGACGTGGTAGACAGTGCCAATGAACAGGCCCAGACCTTTTATCGAGCCGGTCCTGCTGGCATCCGTACCACTCAGGCCTTTAGTCAGGATTGCCGCTATCCGGATGTGGACAATGACCGCGAAAACGGCTGTATCCGAACCGTTGAACATGCCTACAGTCAGGATGGCGGTTTGGCGGTGCTGTTCGGCAACCTGGCCGAGAATGGCTGTATTGTGAAAACCGCCGGGGTGGATGAGTCCATCTTAACGTTCAGTGGCCCTGCGCGGATCTTCGAAAGTCAGGATGCCGCAGTGGCGGGGATCCTGAACGACGAGGTGCAAGCAGGTGAGGTGGTGATCATTCGTTACGAGGGGCCGAAAGGGGGGCCTGGTATGCAGGAAATGCTCTATCCCACGTCTTATCTCAAGTCCAAGGGCCTGGGTAAGGCCTGTGCCCTGATCACCGATGGGCGTTTTTCCGGCGGTACGTCGGGGCTGTCCATTGGCCATGTGTCTCCCGAGGCGGCCAGTGGCGGTACCATCGCGCTGGTGGAAGAAGGCGATACCATCGAAATTGATATACCCAATCGGCGCATTGAGCTTAAGGTCAGCGATGCCGAGCTTGCTCATCGCCGGGAGGCGATGGACCAGAAACCCAATGCCTGGCTGCCCGAAGCTCGTGAGCGAGCGGTTTCTTATGCCTTGCGGACTTATGCCCTTCTGGCCACCAGTGCGGATAAAGGGGCGGTGCGTGACAAGTCCAAGTTGGAGTACTGA
- a CDS encoding TIGR02647 family protein: MAFNPSMIACIDLLMKFPTDTLHQGIKLHRDADPELIDAAKRLHQIGAIDQPDGGYLTDLGHDLAEHAQILITALKSA; this comes from the coding sequence ATGGCCTTTAATCCTTCCATGATCGCGTGCATCGATCTTCTGATGAAGTTCCCCACCGACACCCTGCATCAGGGCATTAAACTGCACCGCGATGCCGACCCTGAGCTTATCGATGCCGCTAAGCGGCTGCACCAGATTGGCGCTATCGATCAGCCCGATGGGGGCTACCTGACCGATTTGGGTCATGACTTAGCGGAGCATGCTCAGATTCTGATTACTGCGTTAAAAAGTGCCTAA
- a CDS encoding cation:proton antiporter has translation MVSPQPDQAPDAFLMALGGILLLGLATSFLSKSTPLPRVTLLLLFGIAIGDQGLGVIPEVFTDRFSLISDMTLLMVGFLIGGKLTHASLHRSAKSILWVSLSGALVTMVVVTLGLIWVGLSPPIAIILGAIAAATAPAAILDVVHESGGNSRFGQLLLSVVAVDDVWALLLFGLALATVSGLNGSGMDGGIVLHSIQDIGGALLLGAAVGLPSAYLTGRLKDGQPMLTEALGVVFLTGGLAMWLEVSYLIAVMSVGALIANLAKHHDYPFHAIEGVESLFMVIFFVVAGASLELDALANLGWVGVVFVFCRIAGKYLGAFVGGVFGRLTPAYRNWLGLAMLPQAGVPIGMALVAGNRFPEYQQTLLTLVVSTTVLFEVLGPVFARLAISRACESDQAGAVKSDRKN, from the coding sequence ATGGTAAGTCCCCAACCAGACCAGGCGCCAGATGCTTTCCTGATGGCGCTTGGTGGGATTTTATTGCTGGGCCTTGCCACGTCCTTCTTATCCAAATCCACACCACTCCCCAGAGTGACACTGTTACTGCTATTTGGCATTGCCATTGGCGATCAGGGGCTGGGGGTGATCCCCGAGGTCTTTACTGACCGGTTCAGCCTGATCTCCGATATGACATTACTAATGGTGGGCTTTTTAATCGGCGGTAAGCTCACTCATGCATCTCTACACCGCTCAGCGAAGTCCATCCTCTGGGTGTCACTGTCTGGCGCTCTGGTGACGATGGTGGTTGTCACTTTAGGGTTAATCTGGGTCGGGCTTAGCCCTCCCATTGCGATTATTTTAGGTGCCATCGCCGCTGCTACCGCACCGGCTGCCATATTAGATGTGGTGCATGAATCGGGCGGAAACTCCAGATTCGGCCAGCTGTTACTCTCCGTGGTGGCCGTGGATGATGTATGGGCACTGCTGCTGTTTGGTCTGGCACTGGCAACGGTCAGCGGCCTCAACGGCAGCGGCATGGATGGCGGCATCGTGCTTCATTCCATTCAGGATATTGGCGGAGCCTTGTTACTGGGCGCGGCCGTTGGTCTGCCATCGGCTTACCTGACCGGCCGCCTGAAAGACGGTCAGCCTATGCTGACAGAGGCACTGGGAGTAGTGTTTCTGACCGGTGGTCTGGCCATGTGGCTGGAGGTGTCCTATCTGATCGCGGTAATGAGCGTCGGCGCCTTAATTGCCAATCTCGCCAAACACCATGACTACCCGTTTCATGCCATTGAAGGTGTTGAGTCCTTGTTTATGGTGATCTTCTTTGTGGTAGCGGGCGCTTCATTAGAGCTGGACGCTTTAGCGAATCTCGGTTGGGTAGGCGTGGTATTTGTATTTTGCCGCATAGCTGGCAAATACCTGGGCGCCTTTGTAGGCGGGGTGTTTGGCCGTTTAACGCCTGCCTATCGTAACTGGCTGGGCCTGGCCATGTTACCTCAGGCCGGGGTGCCCATCGGTATGGCGCTGGTGGCGGGTAACCGGTTTCCCGAGTACCAGCAAACCCTGTTGACCTTAGTGGTTAGCACCACCGTGCTGTTTGAGGTCCTGGGACCGGTATTCGCCCGGCTGGCTATCAGCCGGGCTTGTGAATCCGATCAGGCCGGTGCCGTTAAATCCGATAGGAAAAACTGA
- a CDS encoding GlxA family transcriptional regulator, whose protein sequence is MLHIALLVTPNAIASDVMSVIDFFDMANSYWRFQHPEQPEPFSTAVYSASGAPVRCSNGISFSTLPLTALDRPSALVVVPAYADTPVRLDDYLREGQALLPVLRECAKGSTLLVSHCVGSFILAEAGLLDGFRATTTWWLKQVFSDRYPKVELTMESLVLNSNNRITGGATTASINVCMVILETLMGHGFAASLSKLLLLDRQRLSQQTFIDPRLVVSHKDSLVRKVQDWMQNHYAEEVSLKRLSEEFAVTSRTLIRRFKAATGETPMAYLQQLRIEHAKELLAATDMPVDWVVERVGYKDAASFRRLFQNQTQLSPSRYRQRFDQRGNGTVVHEQSIT, encoded by the coding sequence ATGCTGCATATAGCTTTGCTTGTAACCCCCAACGCGATCGCCAGTGATGTGATGAGCGTGATCGATTTTTTCGATATGGCTAACTCGTATTGGCGGTTCCAGCATCCAGAGCAGCCAGAACCCTTCAGCACCGCCGTGTATTCTGCTTCAGGCGCCCCGGTCAGGTGCTCCAATGGCATCAGTTTTTCCACCTTGCCTCTGACGGCATTGGACCGTCCCTCTGCGTTAGTCGTTGTGCCTGCATACGCGGACACACCAGTCAGACTTGATGATTACCTTCGGGAAGGACAGGCCCTGCTGCCCGTATTACGAGAGTGCGCTAAGGGTTCCACGTTGCTCGTCAGCCATTGTGTAGGCAGTTTCATTCTGGCCGAGGCCGGGTTGCTGGATGGCTTTCGTGCGACCACCACCTGGTGGCTTAAACAGGTCTTTAGTGACCGTTACCCAAAGGTGGAGCTCACCATGGAGTCCCTGGTACTTAACAGTAACAATCGCATTACCGGCGGAGCCACAACTGCCTCCATCAATGTGTGTATGGTAATTCTGGAGACGTTGATGGGACACGGCTTTGCCGCGTCATTGTCAAAGCTCCTGTTATTGGATCGCCAAAGGCTGTCTCAGCAAACCTTTATCGATCCCCGGTTGGTGGTCAGCCATAAAGACAGTCTGGTTAGAAAGGTGCAGGATTGGATGCAGAACCATTATGCCGAAGAGGTGAGCCTTAAGCGCCTCAGCGAAGAGTTTGCAGTAACGTCACGGACCTTGATTCGCCGCTTTAAAGCGGCGACGGGGGAGACGCCCATGGCTTACTTACAGCAGTTACGCATTGAGCATGCCAAGGAACTATTGGCGGCAACCGATATGCCGGTCGACTGGGTCGTTGAGCGGGTTGGGTATAAAGACGCCGCATCATTCCGGCGCCTGTTTCAAAATCAGACGCAATTATCCCCGAGTCGCTACCGACAGCGTTTTGATCAACGCGGAAATGGGACGGTTGTTCACGAACAGAGCATAACCTGA
- a CDS encoding DUF2750 domain-containing protein — MTQLSQMQKYQWESQPAHKRAEFFHQKSRQAQQVWTIVDDHGAMLLVTEDEDCIPVWPDEAFVKDWINDDWQHCRPYAISLQDWYDKWLPGLEEDGVSVVVFPVTHESGLIFEPWELNQAAA, encoded by the coding sequence ATGACTCAGCTTAGCCAGATGCAAAAATACCAATGGGAGAGTCAGCCTGCTCACAAGCGAGCCGAATTCTTTCATCAGAAAAGTCGACAGGCTCAGCAGGTGTGGACCATTGTCGACGACCATGGTGCCATGTTGCTGGTGACCGAGGATGAAGACTGCATTCCTGTGTGGCCCGATGAGGCCTTTGTCAAAGACTGGATCAATGATGACTGGCAGCACTGCCGACCATACGCCATCAGCCTGCAGGACTGGTACGATAAATGGCTACCGGGTCTGGAGGAGGACGGCGTCAGCGTAGTGGTGTTTCCGGTGACTCATGAGTCAGGGCTGATATTCGAACCGTGGGAGCTAAATCAGGCTGCGGCTTGA
- the ubiK gene encoding ubiquinone biosynthesis accessory factor UbiK, protein MIDPKKLEQIAKQVTDAIPPGVKTMAEDMEGRVKQVLQSQLGKLDMVTREEFEVQTQVLLRTREKLAQLETRLEKLEQKPEPDSPSS, encoded by the coding sequence ATGATCGATCCTAAAAAACTGGAACAAATTGCCAAACAAGTCACCGACGCTATTCCCCCTGGTGTCAAAACCATGGCCGAAGATATGGAAGGCCGGGTCAAACAGGTGCTACAAAGTCAGTTGGGTAAGCTGGATATGGTGACCCGAGAAGAGTTTGAGGTACAAACTCAGGTGCTGCTGCGCACCCGGGAAAAACTGGCTCAATTGGAAACTCGGCTGGAAAAGCTGGAACAAAAACCGGAACCCGACTCACCTTCCTCCTGA
- a CDS encoding trimeric intracellular cation channel family protein codes for MTQWLHWIDLMGVAVFAVSGTLMAFRKHMDGFGVIVLASVTAIGGGTLRDMILDLPVFWVHSTDFLYTILAAAVITIIWLRVTHKFPYQTLLIADAMGLAFFNVMGLQKALNYGADPLIAIVMGTMTGAFGGLIRDVICRDIPLVLKGELYATTCIFGSLVYLAIFWGWDNSSLAMLGAVIGTLSLRVTAIYRHWQLPLFQGLH; via the coding sequence ATGACGCAATGGCTACATTGGATCGATTTGATGGGCGTAGCAGTGTTTGCTGTCTCTGGCACTCTGATGGCATTTCGCAAACACATGGACGGTTTCGGCGTAATCGTACTGGCTTCAGTCACCGCTATTGGTGGCGGCACTTTGCGGGATATGATCCTCGACTTACCTGTATTCTGGGTGCACAGCACCGATTTTCTTTACACCATACTGGCGGCAGCGGTGATCACCATCATTTGGTTAAGAGTCACTCATAAGTTTCCCTATCAAACCCTGCTTATCGCCGATGCCATGGGATTGGCGTTTTTTAATGTCATGGGTCTGCAAAAAGCTCTGAACTACGGTGCTGATCCCCTCATTGCGATAGTCATGGGCACCATGACCGGTGCTTTTGGCGGCCTGATTCGGGATGTCATCTGTCGCGATATTCCTTTAGTGCTCAAAGGTGAGCTTTACGCTACCACCTGTATTTTCGGCAGTCTGGTTTATCTGGCCATATTCTGGGGATGGGACAACAGTTCTCTCGCCATGTTGGGCGCTGTCATAGGCACTCTTAGCCTGCGCGTGACGGCCATTTACCGCCACTGGCAGCTGCCATTATTCCAAGGGCTGCATTAG
- a CDS encoding YifB family Mg chelatase-like AAA ATPase — MSLAIVQTRACLGIEAPKVSVEVHLSNGLPAFNIVGLPEASVRESRDRVRSALTNSGFEFPPKRITVNLAPADLPKDGSRFDLPIAIGIIAACHDLPKERLQVSEFVGELALSGELRPISGVLPSAYACHQAGHQLVFPRDNAGEAALIRQADLYPACQLLEVFHHLNGQEQLPVYQSQIPEQAPDSTLDLQDVVGQGPAKRALEIAAAGGHNLLLTGPPGTGKTMLANRLPGLLPEMSEHEALETAAIHSVTGKPLTPDSWRQRPFRSPHHTSSAVALVGGGSQPRPGEISLAHNGVLFLDELPEFDRKVLEVLREPLEAGKVSISRAARQAEFPARFQLVAAMNPSPTGSAQDRRATTEQTLRYLNRLSGPFLERIDLQVEVPKLPSGQFAQRIQDRGEPTALVRQRVLQARQRQWHRTDKLNAHLSAREVDQHCSLSQADRQFLEQAAEQLGLSIRSFHRLLKIGRTLADLEGKANIRRHHLTEALQYRALDRLIAILSSN, encoded by the coding sequence ATGTCACTGGCAATCGTGCAGACCCGGGCGTGTTTGGGCATCGAAGCCCCCAAGGTATCGGTGGAGGTTCATCTGTCTAACGGCCTTCCGGCCTTTAATATTGTCGGCTTGCCCGAGGCGTCGGTGAGAGAGTCCCGGGATCGGGTGCGCTCGGCGCTGACCAACTCTGGATTCGAATTCCCACCCAAACGCATTACCGTTAATCTCGCTCCGGCAGATCTTCCTAAAGACGGCAGTCGCTTTGATTTACCGATTGCCATCGGCATTATCGCTGCCTGTCATGACCTACCTAAAGAACGTTTGCAGGTCTCAGAATTTGTTGGCGAACTTGCCTTGTCAGGAGAGCTGCGCCCCATCAGTGGTGTTTTGCCCAGCGCCTATGCCTGCCATCAGGCCGGTCATCAGCTGGTGTTCCCCCGCGACAATGCCGGTGAAGCGGCACTAATCCGCCAGGCCGACTTGTACCCGGCTTGCCAGCTCCTGGAAGTCTTTCATCATCTGAACGGCCAAGAACAGCTGCCCGTCTACCAATCGCAGATACCAGAACAGGCACCAGACTCTACACTTGATTTGCAAGATGTGGTCGGGCAGGGACCTGCCAAGCGGGCACTTGAGATCGCCGCTGCCGGTGGTCATAACCTGCTTCTTACCGGTCCACCGGGCACCGGCAAGACAATGCTGGCCAATCGCCTGCCTGGGCTATTACCAGAAATGAGCGAACATGAAGCACTGGAAACCGCCGCTATTCACTCGGTGACTGGGAAGCCCTTAACTCCCGACAGTTGGCGTCAGCGTCCATTTCGATCCCCCCATCACACAAGTTCGGCAGTAGCACTGGTAGGCGGAGGCAGTCAGCCAAGACCAGGGGAGATATCTTTGGCCCATAATGGGGTGCTGTTTTTAGACGAGTTGCCGGAGTTTGATCGCAAAGTATTGGAAGTCCTGCGCGAGCCGTTGGAGGCCGGGAAGGTTTCTATCTCCCGTGCCGCCCGTCAGGCGGAATTTCCGGCCCGATTTCAGTTAGTGGCCGCTATGAATCCGTCGCCCACAGGTTCGGCCCAGGACCGAAGAGCCACCACAGAGCAAACATTGCGTTACCTGAATCGCCTGTCCGGTCCCTTCTTAGAGCGCATCGATTTGCAGGTAGAAGTGCCTAAGCTGCCCTCGGGACAGTTTGCCCAACGCATCCAAGACCGCGGTGAGCCTACCGCCTTGGTGCGTCAGCGTGTGCTGCAGGCTCGTCAGCGCCAGTGGCATAGAACCGACAAGCTCAACGCCCACCTCAGTGCCCGGGAAGTCGATCAGCATTGCTCCCTTTCCCAGGCAGACCGGCAATTTCTGGAGCAGGCCGCCGAACAACTCGGCCTCTCGATCCGCAGCTTTCACCGGCTCCTCAAAATCGGGCGCACCCTGGCCGATTTGGAAGGCAAAGCAAACATTCGCCGTCATCACCTGACCGAGGCACTGCAATATCGAGCACTGGATCGACTGATTGCCATTTTGAGCAGTAATTAG
- a CDS encoding universal stress protein: MYNNVLVAIDTSVEAKQVLDAVFANESIKGSKLHIFHATELPSPGMGDYAGYDFAFDMESVLDTARKSVKSLIEPYGLGEDDFSIQSGHASDLIVDTAEERNADLIVLGSHGRHGIRLLLGSTANSVLHHAKCDVLAVRIKD; encoded by the coding sequence ATGTACAACAATGTGTTAGTGGCAATCGATACTTCAGTAGAAGCTAAGCAGGTACTGGATGCGGTGTTCGCCAATGAGTCCATCAAGGGTTCTAAACTGCATATATTTCACGCCACCGAGTTGCCCAGCCCCGGCATGGGTGACTATGCAGGTTACGATTTCGCCTTCGATATGGAGTCGGTACTGGATACTGCCAGAAAGAGTGTTAAGTCATTGATAGAACCCTATGGACTCGGGGAAGATGACTTTAGCATTCAAAGTGGTCATGCCTCGGATTTGATTGTGGATACCGCGGAAGAACGAAATGCCGATCTCATCGTGTTAGGCAGTCATGGCCGTCACGGCATTCGGCTGCTGCTGGGTTCAACGGCTAACAGCGTTCTGCATCATGCCAAATGTGATGTGTTAGCCGTTCGGATTAAAGACTAA
- the ubiD gene encoding 4-hydroxy-3-polyprenylbenzoate decarboxylase: MKYKDLRDFIDKLEAQGELKRVTLEVDPELEMTEIADRTLRAEGPAILFENPKGYDMPVLVNLFGTPKRVALGMGQDSVTALRDVGKLLAYLKEPEPPKGFRDLMDKLPVFRQVLNMPAKELKKAPCQQQVFSGDEVDLESIPVQTCWPGDAGPLITWGLTVTRGPHKKRQNLGIYRQQRLGKNKLIMRWLSHRGGALDFQEWCQAHPGEKFPVSVALGADPATILGAVTPVPDSLSEYAFAGLLRGDKTEVVKCISNDLQVPASAEIVLEGYIDPDETAPEGPYGDHTGYYNEVEEFPVFTVTHVTQRKDPIYHSTHTGRPPDEPAILGVALNEVFVPILQKQFPEIVDFYLPPEGCSYRMAVVTMKKQYPGHAKRVMMGVWSFLRQFMYTKFVIVCDDDVNARDWKDVIWAITTRMDPARDTTLVENTPIDYLDFASPVSGLGSKMGMDATNKWPGETDREWGTPITMTESIKHKVDQIWDELALFDNQKDESYGRD, from the coding sequence ATGAAATACAAAGACTTACGGGACTTTATCGACAAGCTGGAAGCCCAAGGTGAACTAAAGCGCGTCACCCTGGAAGTGGATCCAGAACTGGAGATGACCGAGATCGCCGATCGTACCCTCAGAGCAGAGGGTCCGGCGATTTTGTTTGAAAACCCCAAGGGCTACGATATGCCGGTGTTGGTCAACCTGTTTGGTACACCAAAGCGGGTCGCCCTGGGCATGGGGCAAGACTCAGTCACAGCTCTGCGCGATGTGGGTAAGCTGCTGGCTTACTTAAAAGAACCAGAGCCTCCCAAGGGCTTTCGGGATTTAATGGATAAACTGCCGGTATTCCGTCAGGTGCTGAATATGCCCGCCAAGGAACTGAAAAAAGCTCCCTGTCAGCAGCAGGTGTTTAGCGGCGATGAAGTGGATCTGGAGTCCATCCCGGTGCAAACCTGTTGGCCGGGCGATGCCGGACCACTGATAACCTGGGGGCTTACCGTCACCCGCGGTCCCCATAAGAAGCGCCAGAATCTGGGCATCTATCGTCAACAGCGTTTGGGCAAGAACAAGCTGATTATGCGCTGGTTATCCCATCGTGGCGGGGCGCTGGATTTTCAGGAGTGGTGCCAGGCTCATCCAGGCGAGAAATTCCCGGTGTCGGTGGCCTTAGGGGCCGACCCCGCTACCATCTTAGGGGCGGTAACACCGGTACCGGACAGTCTATCTGAATACGCCTTTGCTGGATTGTTGCGCGGCGATAAGACCGAGGTGGTCAAATGTATCAGCAATGATCTCCAGGTGCCCGCCAGTGCCGAAATCGTTCTGGAAGGCTACATCGACCCTGATGAAACGGCACCGGAAGGGCCCTATGGTGATCACACCGGTTACTATAATGAGGTAGAAGAATTTCCAGTCTTTACTGTGACGCATGTGACTCAGCGAAAAGACCCCATCTATCATTCGACTCACACCGGCAGGCCACCGGATGAACCGGCGATTTTGGGTGTGGCGCTGAACGAAGTCTTTGTGCCTATCTTACAAAAGCAATTTCCGGAGATTGTGGATTTTTATCTACCGCCAGAAGGCTGCTCCTATCGAATGGCGGTGGTGACGATGAAAAAACAATACCCCGGCCATGCCAAGCGGGTGATGATGGGCGTTTGGTCCTTCCTGCGCCAGTTTATGTACACCAAGTTTGTTATCGTCTGTGACGATGATGTGAATGCCCGCGACTGGAAAGATGTGATCTGGGCCATCACCACGCGGATGGATCCGGCCCGGGACACCACGCTGGTGGAGAATACCCCCATCGATTACCTGGATTTCGCCTCACCAGTATCCGGCTTAGGCTCCAAGATGGGGATGGATGCCACTAATAAATGGCCCGGGGAAACGGACCGGGAATGGGGCACGCCGATCACCATGACTGAATCCATTAAGCATAAGGTCGACCAGATATGGGACGAACTGGCCTTATTCGACAACCAGAAAGACGAGTCTTATGGCAGAGATTAA
- the ilvA gene encoding threonine ammonia-lyase, biosynthetic has translation MTVSEAEYLRKVLLSPVYDVAVKSDLVRMNRLSGELNSDIWLKREDQQPVKSFKLRGAYNRMSQLSEAQKQAGVIAASAGNHAQGLAYSARIKGIKAVIVMPETTPDIKVEAVRRFGGDAAEVVLHGTSFDAAKDEAQRLAKENGYTFIPPFDDPDVIAGQGTIGRELLEQNPKLDTLFIAVGGGGLAAGIAVYLKQLKPDLKIIAVESDESACLKAALEAGKPVTLPSVGIFADGVAVKTIGTETFRLCQQYVDEVVTVSSDEICGAIKDIFDDTRVIAEPAGAMSVAAIRKYAKNHDLSQAHVGGILCGANINFHTLRYVSERCELGEQKEAVFAATIPERPGAFKRFCELLGGRGITEFNYRYAREDEAHIFVGLKLRQGQAEFEQIRQTLHDEGYRIFNLSDNEMAKLHVRYMVGGRPVDLPNEHIFSFEFPEHPGALKKFLDTLGDRWNITLFHYRNHGAAEGLVLAGFDIPTDSRRDFDRHLSQLGYHYQEQTDNPAYQFFLSDLTAPA, from the coding sequence ATGACGGTCAGCGAAGCGGAGTATCTACGTAAAGTCCTGCTCTCTCCGGTTTACGATGTGGCGGTGAAAAGCGATTTGGTGCGCATGAACCGGTTGTCTGGCGAACTCAACTCGGATATCTGGTTAAAGCGTGAGGACCAGCAGCCGGTGAAGTCCTTTAAGCTTCGCGGGGCCTACAACCGAATGAGCCAGCTTTCCGAGGCGCAGAAGCAAGCCGGGGTGATTGCGGCTTCCGCGGGCAATCATGCCCAAGGACTGGCCTATTCGGCTCGCATTAAAGGCATAAAGGCAGTGATCGTGATGCCGGAAACTACCCCGGATATCAAGGTAGAAGCCGTACGTCGCTTTGGCGGCGATGCCGCCGAGGTGGTATTGCACGGTACCAGCTTCGATGCTGCCAAGGACGAAGCACAGCGTCTGGCAAAAGAGAATGGCTATACTTTTATTCCACCGTTCGATGATCCTGATGTGATCGCCGGTCAGGGCACCATTGGCCGTGAACTGTTGGAGCAAAACCCCAAACTGGATACCCTGTTTATCGCGGTCGGAGGTGGTGGTTTAGCCGCGGGTATTGCTGTATATCTTAAGCAGCTAAAGCCAGACCTGAAAATCATCGCCGTGGAGTCTGATGAGTCGGCCTGCCTAAAGGCAGCCCTGGAGGCGGGCAAACCAGTGACCCTGCCATCGGTAGGGATTTTTGCCGATGGGGTCGCGGTTAAGACCATCGGTACCGAAACCTTCCGTTTGTGTCAGCAATACGTGGACGAGGTGGTAACGGTTAGTAGCGACGAGATCTGTGGTGCTATCAAGGATATCTTCGACGATACCAGGGTCATCGCCGAACCTGCGGGAGCCATGTCGGTGGCAGCAATCCGGAAATACGCCAAGAACCATGATCTCAGTCAGGCTCATGTGGGTGGCATATTATGTGGTGCCAATATTAACTTTCATACCCTGCGCTACGTGTCTGAGCGCTGCGAGCTGGGTGAGCAGAAAGAGGCGGTTTTCGCCGCCACCATTCCAGAGCGGCCCGGCGCCTTTAAGCGTTTCTGCGAGTTATTGGGCGGGCGCGGCATTACCGAATTTAATTACCGCTATGCCCGTGAGGACGAGGCTCATATCTTTGTGGGGCTCAAATTGCGGCAGGGGCAGGCGGAATTTGAGCAGATTCGTCAGACGCTGCATGACGAAGGGTATCGGATTTTCAATCTATCCGACAATGAGATGGCCAAACTCCATGTGCGTTACATGGTTGGGGGGCGGCCGGTGGATTTGCCTAACGAGCATATTTTTTCCTTCGAGTTCCCGGAGCATCCGGGCGCACTAAAAAAGTTTCTCGATACCTTAGGCGATCGCTGGAACATTACCTTATTCCACTATCGCAATCATGGGGCCGCAGAAGGGTTGGTGCTGGCAGGCTTCGATATACCGACTGATTCGCGGCGGGACTTTGATCGGCATCTGAGCCAGCTGGGTTACCATTATCAGGAGCAAACAGATAATCCGGCCTATCAGTTTTTCCTATCGGATTTAACGGCACCGGCCTGA